CGTCTACAATACCGCCCCAATTGCCGGTGTATTCTTGGTTGCCAATCAACCGCGCCATGCCCCACACGGGATTTTGCAGCATCTGGCCGGTCTCATCCGGCCCGATCGTCTGGGCTCCGCCGGTCACGATCCACAGTTTGTTCTTTTCTCCTTTGTCGGCGATGAAAGCCCGGATGGTGTGCAGAAGGGAGTATAGCCCCACGTCCGCCGCCGCGCGCAGGATATCGGCGTTTACCCGCTCGTTTGCCTCCGCGTCGAGGTTCCAGCAGTGGACAATCCCCTGCACCGGCGCCCCGCAGGCCTCGTACACCCGAGAAAAATCCGCCTCCACATCTCCTCTGACCGTGGCGCGTCCACCGGGGATGTCCAGCGAACAGGCAGGCCCGCGCTCCACAAGCAGGCATCGGCCCCCGGCGTTCCGAATGTGCCGGGCCAACGCCGCGGCAAATCCCCGCCCATCGGCCAGCAATACCCACAGCCCCGGCGCCGCACCGCCTTCCGCGCGTGCTTTCTCCACCCAGTCGAGCCGATACAGCCGGCGGTCCAGCGCGGACGGCGACAGTTCACCGGCCGTCAGCCCCAGCGGCCTCACCGCGAAACCGCCGACAAAGGCGATGAGCCGACCGTCCTCTCCGTACAACGAGATGTCGCTAAGGGAACCGTTTTCGTCCTCCGAGGTCAGCCGGCAGTGGATCCACATCGTGCCCGCCGGCGGCCGGCAGACCCTGTATTCGCCCACGCCGACCGGCAGCCGGAGCTCCTCGCCCTCTCTGGTGAAACCCAGGGCGACGACGGTCTGGAAACAGGCATCCAAGATGCCCGGGTGCAGTTTGTAGGCCTCAGCCTCCGTCAGCATACCGTCTGGCAGCACCAGCCTGGCGGCTACGTGCGCGGGAGACACCCAGATCTGCTCCAAGCAGGCAAACCGGTTTTGATAGTCAAATCCCATCTCGCCAAACTTCCGATACGCCGCCTCTTTTGTGTACAGAACATATCCGCCGCCGGTCAGCGCACCGGCCATCCCGGCCACGTCGGCGCGCCGGCCGCGCCCCAGATTTTGGCCCTGCCGGAACGAACCTCGGGCCGCCAGATGGGCGTGCCCCTCCGAGACGGCGTAGATGGAAAACGCAGGCCGGTCCCCGCCGATGTGCAGTTGGAGCTTGGTGGTCACCTGCGGATTTACAAACGTCGCTTTGACAAATTCGATCTCCCGCAGACTGAAAAAACCGTCCCCATAGCAGGCCTTCGCCGCCTGCATGGCCATTTCCAGATAACCGGCGGCGGGGAAAACCACATTGCCCTGAATCTGATGATCCTCCAAAAAAGGCACCAATTCCCGCTTGAGCTCGGTCTCCCAAATCGGCTCCACCGTTTCGGCTCTCAGGCCCAGCAGGCTGTCCTCATACAGGCCCAGGCGGCGCCGGCGGCCCGCCTCGGACTCCCGCCAGTAGGATGCCTGACACCAAGCGTAGCCGGGCAGTTTGACGTAGTTGCCCGGCGCCGGGTACAGGGGCGTCCAGTCCGTCAGGTATCCGTTTGCGTACAGCGCCGCCACGGCGCCGTAATAGGTGTCCCGCTCGTCCTGCCGTCTGTGCAGGGAACTCACCACCGCGACATCCGCGTTTCTGTCCCCGGCAATCTCCTTTATGTAGCGGCTGAGCGCGGGGTGCGGGCCTATCTCCAAAAACCCTGTGTAGCCCTCGTCCAGCAGGGCGCTCACCGCATCGGCGAAGAGCACCGGACGCCGGATGTTGTCCCACCAATAGTCGTCGGACACCGCCCCGGTGACGGCGCGCCCGGTGACGGTGGAATAGAGCGCGGTGGCGGGACTGTGGTATGCTATCCCGGCCACACCGGCCAAAAAGCGCTCTCGGATCCGCTCCATAAAGCGGCTGTGGAACGGCACGTTCACATCCAAAAATTTGTTAAACACCGACTGCGCCTGCAGCGCGGCGGCGACGGCCTCCAATGCCGCTAAGTCTCCCACCAGCGTGACGCCGCTGTGGCTGTTTACGGCCACGATGTCCACCCCGGGGCGGTCCGCAATGAGCGCGGCCGTGCTCCGGTGGTCCAGCCCGACCGCCAGCATCTTTCCAAGCCCCGTCAGTTCGTGCTGCAGGGCGCTCCGGTAGTAGACGAGCTTTATGGCGTCTTCAAAGCTCATGACGCCGGCCTCATAAAATGCGGCGATTTCGCCCGCACTGTGTCCCACAATGGCGGCGGGCCGGAACCCTTTGGACCGCCACAGCGCCGTCAGAGCGACCTGAAGCGCAAAGTTCGCCGGCTGCGCGACTCTGGTCTCCCCCATGGCGGACGACGACTCCTCCGCCGTGAGCGCCTCGTAAAGCGACCACCCCGCATAGCGGCCAAATACCTCGTCGCAGCGCAGAACGGTCTGCCGGAAAACTTCCTCCGTCTCCAGCAGCGTGCGGCCCATCTTCCACCACTGGGGACCCATCCCGGTGTAGACAAACACCAGCCCGGCGTCCTTCTTTCGCCGCACCCCCAAGGCCACGGCGGGACTCTTTTCGCCCGCCAAAAAACCGGTCAGCTTGCGGCCGAGGTCCGCGGCGTTGTCCGCCGCTACCGCCAGCCGGAAGTCGTGGTGGTCGCGGCGAAAGGCCATGCTGTACCCAAGATCGTAGGGGTCGAGAGGGCCGGACGACGACAGGAACCGGTCGTATTTTTCCGTCAGCCCCCTCAGGGCGTCCTCCGCGCGCGCCGAGAGACAGTAGAGCAGCGGTGACGCGGCGTCCGGGGTTTCGATCGGGACGCTCTCGGGGGCCTGCGTCATCACGACGCTTGCGTTCGTGCCGCCGAATCCGAAGCCGTTGACGCCCGCGAGCGCCCGCGGCCCATACGCGGGCCAGTCCGTCAAGGCGTCGGGGATCCGCATGTGATACCGCGCCGGGTTGATCGCGGGGTTCAACGCGTGCAAATTCAGGTGGGGCGGTATCTGCCTGTGCTTTAAGCACAGGGACGTTTTGATGAGCGCGGCCACGCCCGCGGCCCCCTCCAAATGCCCGATGTTTGTCTTGAGGGACCCGGCATAAAATGGGTGATTTGGATCTCTGCCCTCCGACAGCACGCCGCCGACCGCCTGGGCCTCAAGCGGATCGCCCACGCTCGTGCCGGTGCCGTGCATCTCGAAATATTGGATCTGCGCCGGGTCCACCCGCGCCTGGGCGCAAGCCGCTCGAATCACTTTTGTCTGTGAGACCGGACTCGGCACCGTGATGGAGCTCGTGTGCCCGTCCT
This genomic interval from Oscillospiraceae bacterium contains the following:
- a CDS encoding acyltransferase domain-containing protein, whose translation is MGGEVLSAYGDQAIALVGIGCRFPGGVSSTNMFWDMLANGTDAIVEIPADRWDRKTYYHENRSFKGKTVSQYGGFIDGVDQFDPQFFGITPREAPFIDPQQRLLLEVSWEAMEDAGLVVERQAGRDVGVFMGAFTLDYKILQFGGSSFDMIDLHTATGSMMTLISNRISYVYDFTGPSMTVDTACSSSLVTTHLACQSIRSGECSMALAGGVLLNLAPQYTIAESQGGFLSADGRCKTFDAGANGYVRGEGVGVVVLKRLADAVADRDSIYAVILGSAVNQDGHTSSITVPSPVSQTKVIRAACAQARVDPAQIQYFEMHGTGTSVGDPLEAQAVGGVLSEGRDPNHPFYAGSLKTNIGHLEGAAGVAALIKTSLCLKHRQIPPHLNLHALNPAINPARYHMRIPDALTDWPAYGPRALAGVNGFGFGGTNASVVMTQAPESVPIETPDAASPLLYCLSARAEDALRGLTEKYDRFLSSSGPLDPYDLGYSMAFRRDHHDFRLAVAADNAADLGRKLTGFLAGEKSPAVALGVRRKKDAGLVFVYTGMGPQWWKMGRTLLETEEVFRQTVLRCDEVFGRYAGWSLYEALTAEESSSAMGETRVAQPANFALQVALTALWRSKGFRPAAIVGHSAGEIAAFYEAGVMSFEDAIKLVYYRSALQHELTGLGKMLAVGLDHRSTAALIADRPGVDIVAVNSHSGVTLVGDLAALEAVAAALQAQSVFNKFLDVNVPFHSRFMERIRERFLAGVAGIAYHSPATALYSTVTGRAVTGAVSDDYWWDNIRRPVLFADAVSALLDEGYTGFLEIGPHPALSRYIKEIAGDRNADVAVVSSLHRRQDERDTYYGAVAALYANGYLTDWTPLYPAPGNYVKLPGYAWCQASYWRESEAGRRRRLGLYEDSLLGLRAETVEPIWETELKRELVPFLEDHQIQGNVVFPAAGYLEMAMQAAKACYGDGFFSLREIEFVKATFVNPQVTTKLQLHIGGDRPAFSIYAVSEGHAHLAARGSFRQGQNLGRGRRADVAGMAGALTGGGYVLYTKEAAYRKFGEMGFDYQNRFACLEQIWVSPAHVAARLVLPDGMLTEAEAYKLHPGILDACFQTVVALGFTREGEELRLPVGVGEYRVCRPPAGTMWIHCRLTSEDENGSLSDISLYGEDGRLIAFVGGFAVRPLGLTAGELSPSALDRRLYRLDWVEKARAEGGAAPGLWVLLADGRGFAAALARHIRNAGGRCLLVERGPACSLDIPGGRATVRGDVEADFSRVYEACGAPVQGIVHCWNLDAEANERVNADILRAAADVGLYSLLHTIRAFIADKGEKNKLWIVTGGAQTIGPDETGQMLQNPVWGMARLIGNQEYTGNWGGIVDVDPTDLTGDARLFYEEIMGSDGEDQIAYRRGRRYVARLNNIQTLPKPLPVTLSSEHCYLVTGAFGALGQLATRWLVARGARQLALLGRTPLPDRAQWERNDLSPSVKARVDFVRALEEAGAQVHIGAADMRDKAALDRFFDALGDTADRIRGVISTAGVVRDALIGNMTNDLFHEVFDSKAIGNWRLHERFQQQELDFFVLYSSVASMITSAGQANYAAANAFLDALAQYRRDRGLAALSILWGPWAEGMIKDLHLEELYVKKGMTPLTGESGDMALQRLLRQDIAYAVVLEADWKRIIESGPRSQTPYLDHLDADAGSDVVALSDEEILKRFQEAYLRQEETARQAYLEEKLLALVGRVLHLPPQGIRLQNSLSELGMDSMLSMELRNRVELNLGVNVPIVNILNNQSIADLVSELSGALRTTLGLDTMEELLADISEDELQGLLDELEIQTDAAG